The following nucleotide sequence is from Salmo salar chromosome ssa08, Ssal_v3.1, whole genome shotgun sequence.
ggactcaagttgtagaaacatctcaaggatgatcattttcgagtctcgtagcaaagggtcggaatacttatgtaaataaggtatttgttttttatttttaaataaatgtacTAAAATTTCAAAAAGCCTGTTTtcgctgaatactttccgaatgcagtgtgtgtgtgtgtgtgtgtgtgtgtgtgtgtatgtatgtatatgtgacctgtttcaggaaactagataTATgttgcaagtcacgacttcacaggagagccattttaaagttttttttttttatcaaaatgtgttttttggtagaaatgccttctggaacatgtgaaattTCAtaacatgtgccttaataacaaacttgtatgccatctgtaaatacgaatacaattgttaaattacgagccttgttggttcagccacagaaaaagacagaaaCCTTTCCACTAGCCaagattggctgagataatgagtgggctggacatgctgagagaagagttcagattggtctgccatatagaggGCTTATGTCTATTTGAGATGGTCAGTCTGTGTGTTAGGAATCCTGTCGAAcgtggctttaaaaaaaaaagttattgtgttgtggagctgcataagtgttgctatccactttctggaggatcaagttatatatatatatataaaaaattagattttttcttcttctttaaaGCAACAATAGAATACAGACAACACAAATGGCCACTCCCAGAGGGTGAGCTCGTACCCACCGGCCCGAGGTGCCGGCAAGGAAAAACCTACAGTAATCCCATCCCCACCCCTGAATGCAGGACCTCAAACATTTACACTGTACATTTGTGTATATACTTATTCCAACAACACttgaatctgttttttaaattcactgctcgactgagagaccttacagataattgtatgtgtggggtacagagatgaggtagtcgttaaaagatcatgttaaacactattattgcacacagagtgactccatgcaacttatgtgattaGTTAAGcagatttttactcctgaacttatttaggcttgccataacaaaggggttgaatacttattgactcaagaactttcagcttttcattttttattcatttgtaaaaagaaattaaacataattccactttgacattatggtgtattgtgtgtaggccagtgacacaaaatctcaatttaatccattttaaaattcaggctgtaacacaacaaaatgtggaaaaagtcaaagggtgtgaatactttctaaaggagCTGTATCCCTCAATGTCTGGGCCTTGCACTacaacgctcttagttgttgtaGAAATTGACCCACTCCTGCGGTTTACTTTGTGCATTTATGTAATCTCGTTGAGTCTACCTTTAATGCAGGGTTTGATCTAAATGTCAGAAGCTATCGAGTGGAATGGTGACTTTATGTTATAGAGTGGAATgttttttctgctggtgtatcctgaggtagctcctctctgagaacctcttctCGCAGTGCATACAGGCAAAtggcctctctcctgtgtggaccctctgatgCCGCTTCAGGTCACCAGCCTGAGCGAAGTgcatgtgacactgggtacagctgaaggatttcacccctgtgtggaccctctggtggatctccaccttctgggggcagctgaagcctttgttacagaacatgcagaggaaccgtttCTCTTTACTATTGCCTGATGTGGCTCCCCCTCCCTGAGCCTGGGCTCTAGTCCTGTCgtttgagttcaatacctgatTGAAAAGGACGCGGCCGTGTGAATCGGAAGGCCCCATCGACGTGGACACTGGGTCGCAATCCTTGAACGTGTGTAAAGGTGAGTGGGTCGGGAATTTAGATTTGTCTCTAAGTTTTCCCTGTAGTCTAAGAAGTCACTGGTGTTGTCCTGCGAGTGTCCTTTTCCTAAGTGAGTCTCATCTGCATTCCATGTCAGAGGAGAGTCACCCTCCACTTTCAGAGTCACCTCATCTACGACCAGACCCTCCCCTTTCTCGTCTAGGCACActtcagagtatacactactactgtactggttccAGTCCCCTCTAGGCAGATCGATCTGTGTCTCTAAACCCAAGGATATGTTGCCAGGGTCCATCTCTGTAGCGTAAGAACAAGACGGATCATCACCGCCAGAGTGTAACGCGTCACCATCCCCACGGGAATAAACCATCCTCTGGCTCTGGTGAAATACTGGTAAATACTCTGAGCCAGGAGCATGAGGACAGCCCAGTTTCCCCAGCctcagtctctctgggtctgatctTTGATCAAATCCTGTGTGTAAGAGGCTGTGTGTTACAATTAAAGTCTCAGTGTCTGTCTCTGACTCGAGGACGGCGTTTGGCATTCCACTGACCTCCGTGATGCTGCGTTGGATCCTGGACTGGGGCGCGGCGGCGAGGTCCTCCATGGCTTCAAGGGAAGCTCCAGCTGCTGcagtctggatgtctctgctgtgctgtgggtcctcctctccttcagacctCTCAAGCTTG
It contains:
- the xfin gene encoding Zinc finger protein Xfin (The RefSeq protein has 1 substitution compared to this genomic sequence), with amino-acid sequence MGPSDSHGRVLFNQVLNSNDRTRAQAQGGGATSGNSKEKRFLCMFCNKGFSCTQKVEIHQRVHTGVKSFSCTQCHMHFAQAGDLKRHQRVHTGERPFACMHCEKRFSERSYLRIHQQKKHSTL